The DNA segment gtgactcatgtgaaatgagtttgaaaaatatttcaggCTTAATTATTAACAGAAAGAACTATTCTAGAAAGAAGCCTGATGAGTTTAATGTATATGAGAAATTGTTCCTTGATATTGGGCATGACAGAACTCCTCCTGGAGGGAAATCTTATAAATATAATCAAAAAAAGAATGTCCTCAATCATGGACAAGATCTCACTCAGTCAATTTTTGACCAGCCTTTTGAGTATAATGAAAATGGAAGAGGCAACCATGGAGAGGCAGCCTTTTTCACAAATAAGAAAGTTCAGATAGGAGAGACACACTGTAAATATAATGAATGTGGAAGAACCTTCATCCAAAGTTTGAAGCTTAGTTTATCTCAGCGAACTCATTTTGAAATGGAGCCATGTGAATGCAGCATTTGTGGTAAGTCCTTCTATATGGATTTAAGATTCGGACATCAGAGAGCTCTTACAGGGGACAGTCCTTATGAATATAATGAATATGGGCAAATTTTCTGCGGCAATTCAACTTTTGTTATCCATCAGGGAACTTACACAAGAAAGATTCCCCATGAATATAAAGTCAGTCACAAAACATGGGAAAAGTCAGCTCTCTTTAAACATCAGATAGTACACATGGGGGGAAAACCTTATGAGcacaatgaaaatggaaatactttCAACAAGAAGTCACATCTCACCCAACTTCGAAGAGCTCACTCAGGAGAAAAAACCTTTGAGTGTGGTGAATGTGGGAAAACATTCTGGGAGAAGTCAAACCTCACTCAGCATCAGAGaacacacacaggagagaaaccctatgaatgtactGAATGTGGGAAATCCTTTTGTCAGAAACCACATCTTACCAACCATCAGCGAACACATACAGGAGaaaaaccctatgaatgtaagcAGTGTGGGAAAACATTCTGTGTGAAGTCAAACCTCACCGAACATCAGAgaacacacacaggggagaaaccctatgaatgtaatgCATGTGGAAAATCATTCTGCCACAGGTCAGCCCTAACTGTACATCAGAGaacacacacaggagagaaacccttTATATGTAATGAATGTGGTAAATCCTTCTGTGTGAAATCAAACCTCATTGTACATCAAAGaactcacacaggagagaaaccctacAAATGTAATGAGTGTGGGAAAACCTTCTGTGAGAAATCAGCTCTCACTAAACATCAGAGGACTCACACAGGGGAGAAACCCTATGAGTGTAATGGATGTGGGAAAACCTTTAGTCAGAGGTCAGTACTCActaaacatcagagaattcacacaaGGGTGAAAGCTCTTTCAGCATCCTGAACATTAAGAAGCCTTCATCCATGCTTTCAAATATGTTATAcaggtttttaaaatgagatgaaTGAAACCCAAAGAATATCACAAATTCCTTTAGAGAGTGAGGTTTTGTTGTAATACAGATAATTAGTACTAGAATAAAATCTTATTCATGTTTTGAATATGTAAAAGCTttccaaaaaaagtaaaacttttcaTCAGAAAATTTATAGTGAAGGGAAATTCAGTTACATaatatggtgaaaaaaaaaaacacctttgtcTAGAATTTATGTTGTGTAGTACCATATTCTGGATGTGATACAAAAATTTTATTGTTAATATAATAGATGATACTCATTTGCAGTCATATTCACAGTGGAGTCTGAAGTTTAAAGACATTAAATGGCAACAGCATTAAACATTTATGTGAAGAGTCCTTGATGTTTGCAGGCCTTTTGTGGGTATGCTAATATCATAGAAATTTGAGGTATTCTTGATTGGTATATTAGAGCCTAACATGCTTATGAAGAGAAAATCTAAACTCTTAATTAACTGTTATAGTCTATATTAACATTTCCCACACTAGATACCATCAATGTCTTTTTATGTTGTAATaattatgtatatttgtatatgtaaatgtatttatACACACTTACCAATACACAGTGATGTGCTGCAGTAAGTTTATACTAACTTGCAAGCAGTGCTgataaattttcaggaattttatgAACCAGTTGTTAAACACagtcattattttaaagtattaatttacaggtaaataatattaaaaaaacaaagataatacaTCCTCAACACTCATCATTTCCTAATTATTTCACAGTGTTTTGCTATTATCTTTGTTCTTTAGGTTATCTGTATTGTTAAATCAGCATGATGAATATTATATAATGACGTAGTACTATACATCTGTGACCAGCCCTACGTTCAGTGCCATTGTGTTGGTAGTGTGGCATTAGTGGGAGTATTTACAGTGGTACATCACTGTGTATATATGCAAATACATTTGGCAAATTTAAAATACTAGCCACATACCCCTTCTCCCATTTCCATAGATAAATGGCTCTGTCCATTACTGCTGAATGGCCTCTTCaaaaaaagaagccaaaataTGTTTTTTGGGAGGTTTTTAACTACCTATGCATCAATGCTATTTTCAGTACTACCAGAGACTCTCTGTAATGTGGCCAGTATATGCTGTTTTACTACCTGTTGCTTACCTTTCTTCTAATTTTGCTGGCGTATGTGAATGAGTATGGCCATTATTACTGAGCTTTCACTTCGATAAAAAGGCCAAACAATATTTTCCTGAGGTTATTCAGCTGCCTTGGGTCAGTCAATAATGTGAATGCTGTTAATGATAATTACATAAATTTTGCAAAGGTTAACATCAGTTATGAACAGTAATGCTCACGGTATTCGGCAAATAAAGTAGCGTTGTATAATGAAATGCTTCTGTTCTACTCTTGGTGCTTTATTGCTGTATCTATTTGGGCATGATGTGTGTAACCCAAGTTGTATGTAACTCAGGAACtatgtatttgtatttaatttaatAGAATGTAATATACtatctctctctcctttgtcctactgttttctttgcttctttggaAAACACTGATAAGCAGTTCCAAGAAACACTGCCCCCCAATAGCCATTCCCTGCTTCCTCCTCGTTGGGCcatgttttgtctttttgtccATCCTTTCCCCAGATGATTTAGGGGTAAATCCATATTAGTCTAAGTTAATCATGAGTATTCTGTTCTAGTGATTTTGTTGGGATGGACAGGTGAATAATGAGATACTTGGAAAATATTCTCAGTGCTTCGGGGAAAGAACTCAGTGATAAAATATTGTCATGACATGAGAACAGATTGTCTCTCATCTGCTGAACTTTTTCATGGCTGTATGTTATACTAGATTATAGTTGTGGCCTGGTAGGGCAATAGCCTGAAGAGAACAGTACACAAGATGGGAAAAACCTGACTCAGAAATACTGTCACTGAACTGCACAACTCTTTCTGGACCTGCTATCTGCTCAGTATTTAATTCAAATACTGGGACAAAAGAGGCTTCTTGTTTATTCTTGGAGATGTCTGTTATTTAGCACTGAAGGCATTCacctgattcaaatgaattcttttctaATAGAAGTGTTAATATTCTATTTAATGTTCTGGTGTTAATGTTCTAGTTTTAGAgatgaattattttctttgacAAATTAATGTAGGGAGGGCTGTTTGTATCAGCCATGGTTCTAGTGAAAAACAATTCTGATCCAACTAAGAAGACTTTCATGGCAGACTTACTACAGTGGTTTGCCAGAAACAAGGGATATTGAAGCACCTAGAGATTAGTGTCCCCAGGAGGCCATTACCCTTCTAAGTCTATAAGGGCAAAGGATGAAAGCAGGTGTTAACCAGAGCCCAATAAGAGCTGCTGCTCTTGTGGAGGAGGGGCCATCTCATGGGAGATATTGTCATCTCCAAAATTATGGACCATATTTCTGGAACCCAATCAGATGCCATCTGCAGGTGAGCCCATGTGGGCACAGAGAACGTAGAGGGGAAGGTCAGGGTGGAGCTATTGGAGAATAAGCAGCACAGTGTTTTTTATTCCTGTAAACTCCTATATAATGGCTcagtattagaaataaaattattcttctaGTTGAAAGTTaagtatttctgcttcattgtgCTTTTATGCTGTCATAAGTAAATTCCTTTTGGAACTGAGCACTGTGGCAGGTATGTCTCTCGTTTGATATATGTGAAGCAGACATGTTAACTTGATTATTCATATAACCCCACATGATATTTCTTGTCATATGTGGTGTGAGGTTAGCAGCTCTGTGTTCTTCCAAATAAATAGCGAGTCCTCTCTGCACTGTTTGATTAATTCGTTCTTTTTCTTGTTGGCTTGATATGACCACTGGGGTAACTGGGTACCTCTCTAGGTAGCATAATAGTAGATGTTTAACTCACATATTATAATAAGTACATTTTATGGGATTTTTAATTCAAATAGAATATTTTGACAGTATTTCTGATTGGTAAAATTCAAATGCCCATAAAATAAGACTCTGGTATGTTATAAATTctctatatgtagatatataaggttaagaaagtgaaagtgttagttgctcagcgtgtctgactctttgtgaccctatggactgtaccccaccaggctcctctgtccgtggaattctccaggcaagaatactagcatgggtagccactcccttctccagggaatcttcccaacccagagacagaaccgaagtctcctgcattgcaggcagattctttactatctgagcctctAGGGGCGCCCATACATGTGTTAAATTACATGGCAAAAGGCCCAGGATACATGCTGATCTAAAAGCCAATTGTTATTTTAAGGGTGGTAACTATTgcatgtggagaaggcagtggcaccccattccagtactcttgcctggaaaatcccatggatggaggagcctggtaggctgtagtccatggggtcgctaagagtcgggcacgactgagcgacttcactttcacttttcagtttcatgcattggagaaggaaatgacaaccgactccagtgttcttgcctggagaatcccagggacagcggagcctggtgggctgccgtctctggggtcacatagagtcggacacgactgaagcgacttagcagcagcaactattgCATGTAGAGATTGAAGAACACTCTTCTGTTATACTCCAAAGAGTATGTATGCCCTCTTCTCACAGTATGGGTCCTGGCATAATCAGCATAGTCCTAGGAAAGCTTAGGAAATTCCACTACCCCATGGGCACAAATCAGCACTGCCATACTTCACCAAGTTCTtccattttaagaaatataaagatTGACAAGAGCAGAGCTTGTCATCACTAGGGGCTTCAAGGAATTCTGAAAACCCTCTTTATTCTCTAAGGACTTGAGCCTCTTTTGAGGGGTTAGACAACTGAGAACGTTTGGCCTGTGTGTTATTGGAAGTAAGTTCAGGATAAGATCACCTCTTTTACATAGGGACAACCTCCCCTATTTCGTGGATGAGGATTCTGAACCCAGAGAGGATCAACTATCCCATACTCTAGACTCCAAACATGTTCAGGGTGGCATGAAAAATATTAAGCCTCACTTCTCCACCTCCCCAAGTATCTGAGGGGAACCTGCTCTTAAACAGTGTGTGTCTAAGCGTAGATACCTGTTTCTCATTGTCTGGAAGACAAGCCTGAGTGTGAAAGGAGGGGCAGGCTGGGAAAGGGAGACTTAGTTCCTCAGACAAAAGGAAGGAATTTGAGATTATGTACTTAAAAAGATTATGTAGTGGCTACTGCAACTCTTATACATTCTTCTAGTAATATAACCTATTTTTGTGTACATGGAGTTGGCATTTAGCTCAGATGATACCATCTCTTCTGGCCCCATGTCTGTATTCATCCAGGAATAatcctttgttaaaaataagcCAATGAGAACccattctagaatatttttatcaaaaagtCATCATGACCAGATAGCTTGTGTCCTTCTTGCTGTCAGCAGCCATATCAAGAAAATACATCTCCATGGGAGAACATGATGATAAGTATAAAATTTTCCCACTTATAAACATACAATGGGAAAAGTTGTCAGAAAAAGTGATTTTATGTAGTGTGGAAAGGGAAAGGCCTCAATGGGGAGGCCAGCATGGAGGGAAGGAGCCATTTGAATATCTGGAGgaagctgtgtgtatgtgtgtgtgtgatgcatatatatgtataacctgTTTTGTTTGGGCATTGGGCCCATTTTCTATCTTGAACTTGACCTCTTGCCTGATACGACCTATCACTTCATATCCAGTCTATACTTGGCAGGGAAGGTATATTTGGCAGAGCCATAGACTCTGGGAGGGTTCAACTCATGAGTAAACTATATGTCTTCAGCCACTACCCCTGTTATTGCTTCCAATTGATAGGTTGTCCTGAACCTACCCCTTTATCTGTGTTTTTTGGGGAAGGCTTACCCTGTTGAATCCCTGTTATTTTCACACTATCTTACTCTGCCatcccaacaccacttattgaataGGCCCATTTCTCTCCACCTTTTTGAAACACTATCATAGACTAAATTCTTATCACAATCTTAGGACTTAACATGTATATTTCCCCACTCAAAGCTAAAATATTTAGATTATTATGGTCATTAAAGATACATTTTCAGATTAAGTATTAGTCTCCATTTTCACAAAATGTTTGGCTCTTCCCAAtattacacataaaatttacatttgttCTAACAATGAAACCAAAAGAAATAACTTGAGATTTTGTTGGGAATGTTGTGCCAtaatatacttcattttttattcaGAAGAATGATTTGTACCTCTGATTACTCAAATCTTTTAAACTGTTGTTTAATAAAGTTCATTTCCTTCATATAGATTCTGCATATTTGTTATTTATGTCTACATATTGTTCTTTGAACTTGTAAACCTCTTGACTGTATTATTGTGGACGTAAGAGGAAcactttatattattaaaatttatttaccaaTAAAGATTTTCACTTATGCTCAATGAAAAGATAGTCACaaagcatttgttttaaaaaaaaagagctggtACTTAAAGTTAACTTTGAGAGAAGGGGGTTTCTTTTgggtaatatttgtttttttgtatgttttcatttttgtttcataatTGTGTAATTTTTCCAATTTAACATAATTTGCAACCCAGGAGAAACCCTGATTACCATGGATATGACACTTTTTAATTGTTGGCCCCTGTTTCCAGCTTTATTTAAATGTTGTACCTGTATTCATAAATGAAGTGGATATATTGGTGACATACATCTGTGGTAGTTTTATGTTAGTATAGAGTCAAGGTGTGATTATAGTCCATTTCTGAATCATCTTCTTGGGATTATAAAAGAGGAGcatctccagagagaagagattatTTATTTAGGAAGCACTGAAGGAGGGACCATAGAAGCTAACGTCCACTGAATCCAGAAAAGTGACGAAATGGTCCTCTGACACTGGGAAGGCAAGGTGCAGCCCTCTGCTCTGCACATGTGCAGTTCACTGCCTCCAGCCTCCTAAGGCTCCAGCGTCTCACCTTCAGAGACCTAGTTGGGGCAGAGAGCTGGAAAGGAAGTTTGTGCACTTTGGGGTTCTGTGgagtttgacagaaaagaagatTATTTTACAGTGGATAGATTCCAAAATTTTTCCAGATACTTCTCAGTTGGgtccatttacattttaatttatgcCCATAATATTTTTGTGCTTGCCCTGGACTTACCTTCAGATAAAGGCCTCTGAAGACAGGCTATGCTCCAGGGTCTGTATTTCAGCGTAATGGGAACAATGCAGAGAGGATGAAGACTGGAATTAAGCAGGGGATGGGCTGTGGTTGCATTTGTTACTTTCCTTGAGGAAAGCTCCTTATGTCAGCAGCCAGATGTGTGCAGTAAAATGTATACATCTTAATTCCAGAAGATCTTTCTAGAGCTGTACATGCCAGGGCATGAGGTCCATGACTGTTATTGAGGAGAGTTGTTAAAGGCTCTCTGGTAAAAGCTGAGGCTGTGGGGTGTTAGTGGTGTGTAGTAAAGCACACCATTCAGAAGCATGGACTTTGGAGTTATGTCTGCATACATGTCCAGATTCTACTACTTAATAATACATCTGTGATTCTACATAGGCATTCTACATCGAGCCACTGAAAACCTAAGTTTATCCCTCTCTAAAATGTGAATGACAGCGGTACCTACTTTATAGAGTTATAGGACTTAAATAAgcaagtaaattttaaatttattcattcaattaatAGGAGTCAGACAATTTTACAGTTGATTAAGAGTTAtttgaaaatcaaacaaaaaagtcTTTGGAGACTTACGTCACCAAGATGGTGAAGTAGGAGACCCCAGCATCCCCCAACAAAGATCAAAAAATAATTATCCAGGAACAAAAACAGCTCTGGGAGATCTCAGGAGTCCAATTAAGCCTGAATAACAGAGCAAAACAAGAAACCTGAGAAGAActcaaaaaggaaaggaagtacCACTTCATTTTGCCTGCATCATCCCACTCACCCTGGCCAGCAAGGCTCGGTGCCAGACGGGACAACCCAGCCAGAAAGTTTTCTTGGAAAAGGAGGAGCAGGCAAGCAGCCAGCCTCCCCAGCCTTTCAGGGCATCACACGAAGGACTCACTTAGGTTTCACTCCACCCAGAAACTGGCACAGCTGAGGTGAACAGAGGTAGCTAGGAACAAGGAAGAAGAGCAGGGGCCA comes from the Bubalus kerabau isolate K-KA32 ecotype Philippines breed swamp buffalo chromosome 1, PCC_UOA_SB_1v2, whole genome shotgun sequence genome and includes:
- the LOC129658407 gene encoding zinc finger protein 248-like; amino-acid sequence: MNKSQEQVSFKDVCVDFTQEEWYLLDPAQKILYRDVILENYSHLVSVGNCITKPEVIFKIEQGEEPWILEERFPKQCCSEDWKVDDLIESTQENQDEHFWQLAFTSNKTLNTDSGDRVRKTLNLGTDSIPSSDFLYKICDSCEMSLKNISGLIINRKNYSRKKPDEFNVYEKLFLDIGHDRTPPGGKSYKYNQKKNVLNHGQDLTQSIFDQPFEYNENGRGNHGEAAFFTNKKVQIGETHCKYNECGRTFIQSLKLSLSQRTHFEMEPCECSICGKSFYMDLRFGHQRALTGDSPYEYNEYGQIFCGNSTFVIHQGTYTRKIPHEYKVSHKTWEKSALFKHQIVHMGGKPYEHNENGNTFNKKSHLTQLRRAHSGEKTFECGECGKTFWEKSNLTQHQRTHTGEKPYECTECGKSFCQKPHLTNHQRTHTGEKPYECKQCGKTFCVKSNLTEHQRTHTGEKPYECNACGKSFCHRSALTVHQRTHTGEKPFICNECGKSFCVKSNLIVHQRTHTGEKPYKCNECGKTFCEKSALTKHQRTHTGEKPYECNGCGKTFSQRSVLTKHQRIHTRVKALSAS